The following nucleotide sequence is from Labeo rohita strain BAU-BD-2019 chromosome 3, IGBB_LRoh.1.0, whole genome shotgun sequence.
TGGCAGATTTGATAGGCTATAAAGCCCATACAGACACCCACACGGATAGTTGTTTAATCCCCAGGATCAGCACCCAATCGTTCACcgctacagaaaaaaacattgaaaaatgtCACATGGCACCTCTTGCcctttgctgatgtcaacaatTCCTCTCCGCCAGCTCCTACAGGAGTCCCGGCCAGCTAAAATACGgtcatcaaaaatacattatcttCCCCCAGATAATGTATACACTCCACTGGCTGAAAAACAAATCCCATGATTCATTTCAGTAGTGATGTTTCGTGTTTCATAATGAACGATGGATCATTAAACATTGTTATTCCCATTTACGGTTTTTATTATATCTTGCAATCATGTTTATGCAGCTGGTGAAGTACCTGGATTCCTTTGCCTGTGATTCTAACCTAATGTTATTCCTGGTTGTCTGTCACAAGCCTCCCATGTGGCCTAAGGCAATGCTATTGTATTGCATTTCtatgctacattttttttcaatgcataaacacacacaaaagccCATTTTGCAGCCTTGATCCTGCTAAGCTCACCCTCACGTGGTGTCGCCCTCTCTTTAAATGACCCCTCACTGCCAAAACACATCCAACTGGAAGCTGATCAATAGACGACCGACGAGATGACATTACGGGTAAGAAAAACACTGTCTGCTAACCTGTGAACAGAATCAGTTCAAGTTTGATTACTGTGCTGAGTAAAGCTAAGTATTTCAAGATTTAGTGATGCTAAAATGTGCTTCAAGCACTTAAATGGAAAGTTGCCAATGTGATTAAAGCAGTTTTTGGCTTGACAGAGgtccttaatttaaaaaatttaaaccaGAGGTAGGTTCagatgatacattttttatttaaaatacacaccTTCTTCTCCTGTAAGATGGTAGCACGACTCTTAACTCTTCTGCATAGCTcatcactcactctctctctctctctctgcaagCTAAACTAATGattctttaattattttccATGCGGCTGCACTTAAAGTAATGGGGACATTAAAACCGGCTCAGTTTCGATCTAAAGAACACTCCATCACTACCTGTAAAACACCAGAAATCATTTCCTTTTCAATGTCATCGAGAGGCTTTTAAACAGCCAATGATTTTTGGTACGGCTCCAAATCTTGCACTTTTCGAGCAAAAACTTCACTGGTTGCTGCTTGCAATATATCTTCATATATGCTGCATGAAATCTCACACATATCTCTGCAAGCAGTTACTGGAGTCTGACGCTCAGCGTTGATGAGCACAGTAAGCGTGACGAGTTTTGCAATTCCCCACGGCTACCCAAACAGTCGTCGCCCTGTGGCACCAAGCTCAATGAAAGTGGCTCATAATCCAGATAACAGAGCATTCGGCACAGCGTAGAAACACATGAAAGTCTCAGATAAAACAGGTGCTGGCCAGTGGAGCTGAACTGATAATGCGGATGCAGGCGAGAATGTTATCCTCTACTGTTTTTCCAGTCATCgctgagtttacatttctatGTCTGCGATTTCTCCCAGCTAGCCTAACTTCATGTGTTTGTGAGATATCTGCTTTCATTAGCATTCTAACGAACAAGGGTTAAGATTTCAGAGtctttaaaacagcatttttttttgtttactaatttgtttttatttatgctatGCCttcatattttgcattttgcgaACTGGGATTTTGCTGACTTCATTAGGCAATAGATTTTTATGCCCAGCACTGCAAAATTGATGGGATTTCATTCAGCAGTGACGGATGGGACTCACAATTCTTGCAAGCTATCTGTTTGAAAACTGCTGCTTTCTAGATTATTAATGTCATAGATAGCTCCAGGCTATGGAATATTGCTTTAACATCTTCATTTCTTTCTTAAACGCTGATAGGCATGCAGTAAAACAGAGGTCTATTAATTCGTGATGAAGTCGGAGATGAGATTTTCGAATGGAAGCCTTTAGTAATTGGACAGTTATAGCTGCTAAGCACCCTGGGTCGCCTGAACCGTAAATACTCTACATTAGTGATAGATCAATTCTAGGCTTATATATCTGCTGATATTTAGTCATCTGGACAGCATCGGCTTTTTCGCTTTCAGCCAAGTCAATGAAGAAGGCTCAAATATTTATGATATTAtcaaaatgtgatgtttatatACTTGATAAATATAATGTGTTCATAGAAAAGCTTTATAAAAAggcttttgattaaaaatgtattgtcaGTTTTGTAAAGATAATGCTGATTTAATTTCTTCAATTGCTAGAAACGAGTAAGTACTACACAGCATATGCTGGAATTATATTAGCTTCTAGTTATCAGTATTGTCATAAACAACAGCCTTTTGAAAAACCCTCAAAACCCTCTGTATTATTCAGTGAAAGtgattttgctttttgttttgttttgtgtcagtTTGAGGCATCGTGTCCTGATGGTCTATGTCCAGGATGGAGTGTCATCCTGAAAGGAGAGACCCCAGCAGAAGCCAGCAAGTAAGTCCTCAATCCCTTCACAGGGAACAGGGAATGTTCTCAGAGCTTCAGCAATGTTCTGGCAAGCTTCTATCAAAGTTAAACAATAAACACtcttaataaaatgtttgttcagAGTGATCTGGTTTTAATAACTAATGTTAGCGCAAATCATTCGTACATCATTTATGGAAagattttctgaaatattttaattaaatgttcgTCAAGAAAggtggttctcaactctggccttCAATGTCCACTTTTCTGccgagtttagctccagccttgatcaaactcacctgcctgtaacttTCTAGCAATCCTAAAgacttgattagcttgtttagTTGGAAAGTAGTCAGTTAGAAAGTGAACCTCgggggccagagttgagaaccccaTGTCTAGACATTATTACTTAGTAGGGGTAGTCGAATCACACAGTGTCCTAACTACACGCGATGCAACATGACAAGCAATTTGGCTGTCCACACCAGATGCAATGCGCCAGCACGACGTGACACAATCACGGAAACATCACACCCATTCAGAAGCGCACTGCagtcctaatgaaatggacaagtttttaatctaattcatcaatattaaaactttttaaatgttaataaaactaCATACTGAGTGACTGATCCCATCACTTGCTGGTTCACACTGAGtttgcttaaatttattttcaagatgATCAGCCATATTGGTTTCAACATGGCTATAAATGTCACGCAATATGACATTCAAACGTACAttagacatttttaacattgaataaAGCACGTCATCAGTACCTGAGATTATAATTGTCATAGTCATAGTCACAGAAATAGTAACCGTTtctaaaatagacatttttgcATCGCCATCGCGGCTAGTTATGACAAAACTCTGATTAACATGGATACCTTTTATTGTGTGTCTCGGCGCCGCATTGCGTGTAGTTGGGACACGGTGTCAGATTCGTCAAGTCTTGCCTATAGACGTTTATCCTGAACGCAGAAGTCACACTCTTAACCGGAAGGATGCTTTGCATTTCCGGTCtccagtgtttctagtcaaattagcaTAACGTTAGCTGATAATGTAatgttaaacatattaaaatgtttttaaaaagcacatggctcCATAGCGCCATCACTTTGAAATGTCGCAATGACCATCATTTGTCAGTGCCTCACTCCTCAAAGTTTAATAAGTATATAGATGACACGAAGCTGCCGACGTtagctacattaaaaacagatgggGGCTATTTGAATGGGTTCCTATGGAGACCGGAACAGAAGAGAATCCAATCGGAAGTTAGAATTCGTAATGGCAGCGCCCATCGTTTACTCAGGAAAAAAGTCTATAGTCGACTGATAGTcgaattgtgtgtttgtgtatatttatttctttcacaCACTGCACACAGAAACAACACGTGACACCTCGACCCGCAATAAAAGATATCTTTTGTATGTTAATTGTAGTTTTTGTCACCTCTGGTTAGGACAAGGTGTTTATGTTGGCTGGCAGAAGCCACCAAGAAGCTCCTCTGTCTTTCACAGATCATGGAAAGTGAAACTTTCTGTCACAGGGGAGGCTGGATTTATTCACGCACactagtaatatttattaaaagcgtctttcttttcacatttttattggcAGCATTATAAGCTGTAATATTAACTTATTGGGAGAAAACTGGCAGTttcatttgtagtaaaaccatggttaattttcaacCCTGCAGGACAGTCGGTCTGCAGGACAGTTAAAGACCATTCAGTACTTTCCCAAAACATCTGCACTATAATAAAACTGAGCACTCCCTTTAATGTTGTCGTTAGTGTTCACATAACCAAGAAACAACAAcgttttgtaattatttagaaataatgttttcttaATAGGAATATTAGGGAAACGTTCTAAGAACATATTTGTTAGCTGGGTGTAAAGCTTATTGCTAAAAAGTAAAGGGAAGGAAAGGACATGATGTGTGGTGTCCCATATTTGGAATTCATGGTCTGCTTTTTACCCATCCAAGTGCATACACAGTAATGagcagtgaacaaacacaccatGAACACACATTTGTAGCAGTGGGCAGCTATTTTTTCTGTGGCACCCAGGGAGCAATTGGGAgtttggtgccttgctcaagggtctcatctcagtcgtggtattgaagATGGAGGGGAGCGCTGTGCATTCACTCCCCCCACTTACAAACCTGCAACCTTTGGGTCACAAATCTGACTCTCTAACAGCCAGATGGGATACGAACCCACAGTCCTCAGCTTTTTTTTGTGCTAATGGAATGTTACAGATGAAATTTGCTTTGGTTATCACTTTTCAGAATGGACCATGAGAACAGCCAATGAGTCATGCAAAAGAAAAACCATAGCAAAAGAAATGTAATAAGGTCATCTGCTTGTTTGAACATGTGGTTTAATATACCTGCTTTATGTATCTTCAGTGTTTTCGAGTTGTGTATTACCAATCgtcttttttctttgaaacaGAAACATCTTGAAGTATGAATAACTCAACTGATAAATTACTCATTCATCAGGTTGTTTATAAGGAATAACTACACTGAAAACAACTCCATGGCGTAGTACatgacagtaataatgtgacAATCATAGGCACACAATATCATAGGCGACAATTAATTTATATGCTATTTTATTCATAACACTAAATGTAAGTGATTTCTCCTGGGATCAACTCAGATGCGGTTCATTTATTATTCCCATATAGAGACAGATATgagctaaaatataatttgggTCAAACGTGATTTTCTCCCATCATTTCTCGTTTAGCATTCACTTGTAGCAGTGTGATGGAGAAACGTTCAACACGAGTGCCTCATCTTAGCGTAATGATAGCCCTTCAAGCAGCGGTCTCAGGTTCAGTATTGGccaaaatgatttgttcattatAGCGTATGTGTCTTTCTCTGTCCTCTAGGTTTGAGATCAATTTCCTTTGCGACCGCGATGACAGAATAGCCTTCCATTTCAACCCACGCTTCACCGAGTCAGATATCATCTGCAACTCCTACATGGCCAACCACTGGGGGCAGGAGGAGAGGTGCAGCAGCTTCCCCCTCGGGATAGAAGAGCCTTTCCAGGTGATAAAGCATCATGAGCACATTTTTATCGACAAAGTATCACGAGCAGCAGAAATGATGTTTGATTATGAGTGAGGATGATTTAGTCAGCATCAACTCCTTGTCTCTCAACAGATTGAAATTTACTCTGACAATGATAACTT
It contains:
- the grifin gene encoding grifin; translated protein: MTLRFEASCPDGLCPGWSVILKGETPAEASKFEINFLCDRDDRIAFHFNPRFTESDIICNSYMANHWGQEERCSSFPLGIEEPFQIEIYSDNDNFHVYIDESKVLQYKHRVDDLKTITKVQVVNDVNISSLEISKKHFY